From one Bacteroides fragilis NCTC 9343 genomic stretch:
- the queD gene encoding 6-carboxytetrahydropterin synthase QueD translates to MFTVIKRMEISAAHKLILPYRSKCASLHGHNWIITVYCRSERLNADGMVVDFTQIKQAVKEKLDHRNLNEVLPFNPTAENIARWVCKQIPQCYKVEVQESEANTVIYEKD, encoded by the coding sequence ATGTTTACAGTAATCAAAAGAATGGAGATATCGGCTGCACATAAGCTGATTCTTCCGTACCGGAGCAAATGCGCCAGTCTTCATGGTCACAACTGGATTATCACTGTCTACTGCCGTTCTGAGCGGCTCAATGCAGATGGAATGGTAGTGGATTTCACCCAGATTAAGCAGGCCGTTAAGGAGAAACTGGATCACAGGAATCTGAATGAGGTACTTCCTTTTAATCCCACGGCAGAAAATATTGCCCGTTGGGTATGCAAGCAAATACCTCAATGTTATAAGGTCGAAGTGCAGGAATCGGAAGCAAATACGGTGATTTATGAGAAAGATTAA
- a CDS encoding YbaN family protein, with protein sequence MKTICIILGTISLGLGILGIFLPLLPTTPFLLLTAALYFKGSPRLYQWLLNHKYFGTYIRNFRENKAIPLRAKIISLLLMWGTMLYCIFFLIPLVWVKILLFLIAAGVTYHILSFKTLKK encoded by the coding sequence ATGAAAACTATCTGTATTATATTAGGTACCATTTCGCTGGGGCTCGGCATTCTTGGCATTTTTCTGCCATTATTGCCCACTACCCCGTTTCTGCTACTCACTGCCGCCCTCTATTTCAAGGGATCTCCCCGGTTATACCAGTGGCTTCTGAATCACAAATACTTTGGTACTTATATACGCAACTTTCGGGAAAATAAAGCGATCCCGTTACGCGCCAAAATCATCTCACTGCTGCTCATGTGGGGCACAATGCTTTATTGCATTTTCTTCCTGATCCCGTTGGTCTGGGTCAAGATACTCCTCTTCCTGATAGCCGCAGGCGTAACTTATCATATACTTTCTTTTAAAACATTGAAAAAGTGA
- a CDS encoding 5'-methylthioadenosine/S-adenosylhomocysteine nucleosidase family protein: protein MLKILVTYAVQGEFTEIKWPDVEVYYVRTGIGKVKSAFHLSEAIQQVKPDIVINQGTAGTINHQVGDVFVCRHFVDRDMHKMTGLGMEYRIDSSELLAAKGFCQHWTESATCNTGDSFLTELTDIEGDVVDMEAYAQAFVCRAKEIPFISVKYVSDVIGQNSVKHWEDRLEDARAGLSHFFNVLKESI, encoded by the coding sequence ATGTTAAAGATATTGGTGACTTATGCCGTACAAGGCGAATTTACAGAAATCAAGTGGCCCGACGTGGAGGTATATTATGTGCGGACCGGTATTGGAAAAGTGAAATCGGCTTTTCATTTGTCCGAGGCTATCCAGCAAGTGAAGCCCGATATTGTGATCAATCAGGGAACAGCCGGAACTATTAATCATCAGGTAGGGGACGTTTTTGTCTGCCGTCATTTTGTCGATCGGGATATGCATAAGATGACCGGATTGGGAATGGAATACCGTATTGATTCGTCGGAATTGCTTGCTGCCAAGGGCTTTTGCCAACACTGGACCGAATCGGCAACCTGCAATACCGGTGATAGCTTCCTGACTGAGCTGACGGATATTGAGGGAGATGTGGTTGATATGGAGGCTTATGCGCAGGCTTTTGTATGCAGAGCCAAAGAAATTCCTTTTATTTCGGTTAAGTATGTTTCGGATGTGATTGGACAGAATTCTGTGAAGCACTGGGAAGACCGTTTGGAAGATGCCCGTGCAGGCTTATCTCACTTTTTCAATGTTTTAAAAGAAAGTATATGA
- a CDS encoding acyltransferase: MIQNSISDNRIVWLDVIRCVAMIMVIGVHCIDPFYISPTMRAIPEYTHWAAIYGSLLRPSVPLFVMMTGLLLLPVKKQPLGKFYKKRIYRVLFPFLIWSVLYSMFPWVTGVLGLPKEIIGDFFCYTQGQESQSLIDSLKDVAMIPFNFSHKENHMWYIYLLIGLYLYMPFFSAWIENADRKTKRAFLLIWIISLFIPYLKEYVANCLFERSGYVFGTDTWNEFGLFYYFAGFNGYLLLGHYVKKGNDWSLMKTFILCILMFAVGYYITYTGFSTTASNPNATETEMELFFTFCSPNVLLMTLATFLLLQKVVITNSTVIKVLANMTQCGFGIYMVHYFVVGPFFLLIGPSSLPIPLQVPLMAICIFLCSWAFTALIYKLMPQKAVWFMG; this comes from the coding sequence ATGATTCAAAACTCTATCTCCGACAATCGTATCGTCTGGCTCGACGTCATCCGCTGTGTTGCAATGATAATGGTCATAGGCGTTCATTGTATCGACCCTTTTTACATTTCTCCCACAATGCGGGCTATTCCGGAATACACGCATTGGGCAGCGATCTATGGTTCACTGCTCCGTCCGTCGGTACCTCTGTTTGTTATGATGACGGGACTGCTTCTGCTCCCCGTAAAAAAACAACCACTGGGTAAATTCTACAAAAAGCGCATTTACCGTGTTTTGTTCCCTTTTCTTATATGGTCGGTGTTGTATAGCATGTTTCCTTGGGTTACAGGCGTACTCGGACTACCGAAAGAGATCATCGGTGACTTCTTTTGCTATACACAAGGGCAGGAATCACAAAGCCTGATAGACTCTCTTAAAGATGTGGCAATGATTCCATTCAACTTCAGCCATAAAGAGAACCACATGTGGTATATCTATCTACTTATCGGTCTGTATCTCTACATGCCATTCTTCTCGGCATGGATAGAAAATGCCGACCGAAAGACCAAACGAGCTTTTCTCCTGATATGGATTATCTCACTCTTCATCCCTTATTTGAAAGAGTATGTTGCCAATTGTTTGTTCGAAAGAAGCGGATATGTATTCGGCACGGACACGTGGAATGAATTCGGGCTCTTCTATTACTTTGCCGGATTCAACGGCTATTTATTACTGGGGCATTATGTCAAAAAAGGAAATGACTGGAGCCTTATGAAAACATTCATACTCTGCATACTCATGTTTGCCGTCGGATATTATATCACTTATACAGGGTTCAGCACCACAGCGTCAAATCCCAATGCGACGGAAACGGAGATGGAACTCTTCTTTACCTTCTGCAGCCCCAATGTGCTACTAATGACTTTGGCTACCTTCTTACTATTACAAAAGGTTGTCATCACCAACTCTACTGTCATTAAAGTATTGGCCAATATGACCCAGTGTGGTTTCGGCATCTATATGGTACACTATTTTGTCGTAGGTCCCTTCTTCCTTTTAATAGGACCTTCGTCATTGCCCATCCCTTTGCAGGTTCCACTGATGGCTATCTGCATATTCCTTTGCAGTTGGGCATTTACTGCACTAATTTATAAGCTGATGCCACAAAAAGCCGTTTGGTTTATGGGATAA
- a CDS encoding PepSY-like domain-containing protein — protein MIKLRFSLLMALLVVAVSVFADNAPAKVQTALKKMYPKADGIAWSQDGGYYCADFMMNGYEKNVWFNAQGQWQMTQTEWGDTDELSATVYNAYASGPYSGWQVEDVTYVEFPKWQPIIVIKVGQQNVDIQYQLFYSPNGTLLRTRNVSYMGDILGPGTFL, from the coding sequence ATGATAAAATTGAGATTCAGCTTGTTGATGGCTTTGTTGGTAGTGGCTGTGTCGGTTTTTGCGGATAATGCACCTGCCAAAGTGCAGACAGCCCTGAAAAAAATGTATCCCAAGGCTGATGGAATCGCCTGGTCGCAGGACGGTGGTTACTATTGTGCCGATTTTATGATGAATGGTTATGAAAAGAATGTCTGGTTCAATGCACAGGGACAATGGCAGATGACGCAGACAGAGTGGGGAGATACCGATGAACTTTCTGCCACGGTATATAATGCGTATGCTTCCGGACCCTATTCCGGCTGGCAGGTAGAGGACGTCACTTACGTAGAATTTCCGAAATGGCAACCGATTATTGTCATTAAGGTGGGACAGCAAAATGTAGACATCCAGTATCAACTGTTCTATAGTCCGAATGGGACATTGCTGCGTACTCGCAATGTGAGCTATATGGGTGATATATTGGGCCCCGGTACTTTTTTGTAG
- a CDS encoding copper homeostasis protein CutC, producing the protein MKNYLFEVCTNSVESCIAAQEGGANRVELCAGIPEGGTTPSYGEIAMAREVLTTTRLHVIIRPRGGDFLYSPVEVKTMLKDIEMARQLGADGVVFGCLTTNGGIDVPVMKQLMEASKGLSVTFHRAFDVCRDASEALEQIIDLGCDRILTSGQQATAELGIPLLKELRERANGRITLLAGCGVNEKNICRIAKETGIQEFHFSARESIKSGMEYKNEAVSMGGTVHISEYERNVTTVKRVKDTIESITSSL; encoded by the coding sequence ATGAAGAATTACTTATTTGAGGTTTGTACCAACTCTGTAGAGAGTTGCATTGCTGCACAGGAAGGTGGAGCAAACCGTGTGGAACTTTGTGCCGGTATCCCCGAAGGCGGAACTACTCCGTCGTATGGCGAGATAGCAATGGCACGTGAGGTACTGACGACCACCCGGCTGCATGTCATCATACGTCCGCGCGGCGGCGATTTTCTTTATTCTCCTGTCGAGGTAAAGACCATGCTGAAGGATATAGAAATGGCTCGTCAACTTGGAGCCGACGGGGTGGTGTTTGGCTGCCTGACTACAAATGGCGGGATAGACGTACCGGTGATGAAACAATTGATGGAGGCCTCAAAAGGCTTATCTGTCACTTTCCATCGGGCATTTGATGTCTGCCGTGATGCGTCTGAAGCTTTGGAACAGATAATTGATCTGGGATGCGACCGTATCCTGACTTCGGGGCAACAGGCAACGGCGGAACTTGGAATACCTTTGTTGAAGGAACTCCGTGAAAGGGCGAACGGCAGAATTACTCTCCTTGCAGGTTGTGGGGTGAACGAAAAGAATATCTGCCGGATTGCAAAAGAGACCGGTATTCAGGAATTCCATTTCTCGGCTCGTGAAAGCATTAAGAGCGGAATGGAGTATAAGAATGAGGCGGTATCCATGGGAGGAACTGTCCACATCAGTGAGTATGAGCGGAACGTGACGACAGTGAAACGCGTGAAAGATACGATTGAGAGTATTACTTCTTCTCTTTAA
- the rny gene encoding ribonuclease Y: MLVTIVASIACFIVGGILSYVLFKYGLKAKYDNVLKEAETEAEVIKKNKLLEVKEKFLNKKADLEKEVALRNQKIQQAENKLKQREMVLSQRQEEIQRKRAEADAVRENLEAQLGIVDKKKEELDKLQHQEIEKLEALSGLSADEAKERLVESLKEEAKTQAQSYINDIMDDAKLTASKEAKRIVIQSIQRVATETAIENSVTVFHIESDEIKGRIIGREGRNIRALEAATGVEIVVDDTPEAIVLSAFDPVRREIARLALHQLVTDGRIHPARIEEVVAKVRKQVEEEIIETGKRTTIDLGIHGLHPELIRIIGKMKYRSSYGQNLLQHARETANLCAVMASELGLNPKKAKRAGLLHDIGKVPDEEPELPHALLGMKLAEKFKEKPDICNAIGAHHDEIEMTSLLAPIVQVCDAISGARPGARREIVEAYIKRLNDLEQLAMSYPGVTKTYAIQAGRELRVIVGADKIDDKQTENLSGEIAKKIQDEMTYPGQVKITVIRETRAVSFAK, encoded by the coding sequence ATGTTAGTAACAATAGTAGCATCCATTGCATGCTTCATCGTAGGAGGAATCTTATCGTACGTATTGTTTAAATACGGACTAAAGGCCAAATATGATAATGTCCTGAAAGAAGCAGAGACAGAAGCGGAAGTGATTAAGAAAAACAAACTGCTGGAAGTGAAAGAGAAGTTTCTCAATAAGAAAGCAGATTTGGAGAAAGAGGTAGCTCTACGTAACCAAAAGATCCAACAGGCCGAAAATAAGTTGAAGCAACGTGAAATGGTGCTTAGCCAGCGCCAGGAAGAGATTCAGCGTAAAAGAGCCGAGGCTGATGCGGTCAGAGAAAATCTGGAAGCTCAATTGGGTATTGTAGACAAGAAGAAAGAAGAACTGGACAAACTCCAGCATCAGGAGATTGAGAAGCTGGAAGCACTTTCCGGTTTGTCGGCCGACGAAGCCAAAGAACGTCTGGTAGAGTCACTGAAAGAAGAAGCGAAAACCCAGGCACAGTCTTATATCAATGATATCATGGATGATGCCAAGTTGACCGCAAGTAAAGAGGCTAAACGCATCGTGATACAGTCTATACAGCGTGTGGCTACAGAAACAGCTATTGAAAACTCAGTAACTGTATTCCACATTGAATCGGACGAAATCAAGGGACGCATCATCGGACGCGAAGGCCGCAATATCCGTGCTCTCGAAGCTGCTACCGGTGTTGAAATCGTAGTAGACGATACCCCCGAGGCTATCGTTCTTTCTGCGTTCGACCCTGTTCGCCGTGAAATAGCCCGTCTGGCATTGCACCAGTTGGTTACTGACGGACGTATCCACCCGGCACGCATCGAAGAGGTGGTTGCCAAAGTGCGTAAGCAAGTGGAAGAAGAGATTATCGAGACAGGTAAACGCACCACTATCGACCTTGGTATACACGGATTACATCCGGAGTTGATTCGTATCATCGGTAAAATGAAATATCGTTCGTCTTACGGACAGAACCTGTTGCAACATGCTCGCGAAACGGCTAATCTTTGTGCTGTGATGGCATCCGAACTGGGACTGAATCCGAAAAAGGCAAAACGTGCCGGATTGCTGCACGATATTGGTAAGGTGCCCGATGAAGAACCGGAATTGCCACATGCTTTGTTAGGTATGAAGCTTGCTGAGAAGTTTAAGGAAAAACCGGATATTTGCAACGCTATCGGTGCTCACCATGATGAAATAGAAATGACCAGTCTGCTTGCACCTATCGTACAGGTGTGTGATGCTATTTCAGGAGCACGTCCGGGTGCACGCCGTGAAATTGTTGAAGCTTATATCAAGCGTCTGAACGATCTGGAACAATTGGCTATGTCTTATCCGGGTGTGACCAAGACTTATGCCATTCAGGCAGGACGTGAACTTCGCGTCATTGTCGGAGCGGATAAGATAGACGATAAGCAGACGGAGAATCTGTCGGGTGAAATTGCGAAGAAGATTCAGGATGAGATGACCTACCCGGGACAGGTGAAGATAACCGTTATCCGCGAAACACGTGCGGTGAGCTTTGCAAAGTAA
- a CDS encoding cell division protein ZapA: MNDKIKINLQIADSYYPLTINRDEEETVREAAKQVNIRLNAYREHYRNVAPEKIIAMVAYQFSLEKLQLLQRNDTQPYTAKIEELTEMLEEYFRNEE; encoded by the coding sequence ATGAACGATAAAATAAAAATAAACCTGCAAATAGCGGATTCTTATTATCCTCTCACCATTAACCGTGATGAGGAAGAGACCGTAAGAGAAGCGGCAAAGCAGGTAAATATCAGGCTCAATGCGTATCGGGAGCACTACAGGAACGTGGCTCCGGAGAAGATTATAGCTATGGTGGCATATCAGTTTTCACTGGAGAAACTACAGTTGCTGCAACGTAATGATACCCAACCGTATACGGCCAAGATAGAAGAACTTACGGAAATGCTGGAAGAGTATTTCAGGAACGAGGAATAA
- a CDS encoding NADP-dependent malic enzyme, with amino-acid sequence MAKITKEAALLYHSQGKPGKIEVVPTKPYSTQTDLSLAYSPGVAEPCLEIEKNPQDAYKYTAKGNLVAVISNGTAVLGLGDIGALSGKPVMEGKGLLFKIYAGIDVFDIEVNEKDPDKFIEAVKAIAPTFGGINLEDIKAPECFEIERRLKEELDIPVMHDDQHGTAIISSAGLVNALQVAGKKIEDVKIVVNGAGASAVSCTKLYVSLGARLENIVMLDSKGVISKARTDLNEQKRYFATDRTDIHTLAEAIKDADVFLGLSKGNTLSQDMVRSMAPMPIVFALANPTPEISYEDAMAARPDVLMATGRSDYPNQINNVIGFPYIFRGALDTQAKAINEEMKIAAVHAIANLAKQPVPDVVNEAYHVNNFTFGPEYFIPKPVDPRLITEVSIAVARAAMESGVARKNIENWDDYKTHLRELMGQESQLTRQLYDTARRNPQRVVFAEGGHPNMLKAAVEAKSEGICHPIILGNEERIEKLAKELDLSLDGIEIINLRHDREAERRERYAHILSQKRAREGATYEEANDKMFERNYFGMMMVETGDADAFITGLYTKYSNTIKVAKEVIGIRPEYKHFGTMHILNSKKGTYFLADTLINRHPDTSTLIDIAKLADQTVRFFNHTPVISMLSYSNFGSDQAGSPLKVHEAVAYMQQEYPELAIDGEMQVNFAMNRELRDSKYPFTRLNGKDVNTLVFPNLSSANAGYQLLQAMDPDTEFIGPIQMGLNKPIHFTDIESSVRDIVNITAVAVIDAIVEKKKANK; translated from the coding sequence ATGGCTAAAATAACCAAAGAAGCCGCATTGCTCTATCATTCACAGGGCAAACCCGGTAAAATTGAGGTGGTACCTACCAAACCCTACAGTACACAAACCGACTTATCTCTCGCTTACTCTCCCGGCGTGGCAGAACCATGCCTCGAAATAGAAAAGAACCCACAAGATGCTTATAAATATACAGCCAAAGGCAATCTGGTAGCTGTTATCTCAAACGGTACAGCTGTTCTGGGATTGGGTGATATCGGCGCTCTTAGCGGCAAACCGGTAATGGAAGGTAAAGGTTTGCTTTTCAAAATCTATGCAGGAATCGATGTATTCGATATCGAAGTCAATGAAAAAGACCCCGACAAATTTATCGAAGCCGTCAAAGCCATCGCCCCTACTTTCGGGGGTATCAACCTGGAAGATATCAAAGCACCCGAATGTTTTGAAATAGAACGCCGCCTGAAAGAGGAACTCGACATTCCCGTAATGCATGACGACCAGCACGGAACGGCCATCATCTCCAGTGCGGGATTGGTCAATGCCTTGCAAGTAGCCGGTAAAAAGATTGAAGATGTAAAAATCGTAGTTAACGGTGCAGGTGCTTCGGCCGTATCGTGTACGAAGCTTTATGTATCATTGGGCGCACGCCTTGAAAACATTGTCATGCTCGATAGCAAAGGTGTTATCAGCAAGGCACGCACCGACCTGAACGAACAGAAGCGTTATTTCGCAACCGACCGTACCGATATTCACACACTGGCCGAAGCCATCAAAGATGCCGACGTATTCTTAGGACTCTCCAAAGGAAACACTTTGTCGCAGGATATGGTGCGCAGCATGGCTCCGATGCCTATCGTCTTTGCCCTGGCAAACCCGACCCCGGAAATCTCTTACGAAGACGCCATGGCAGCCCGTCCGGACGTATTGATGGCAACCGGACGTTCGGATTATCCCAATCAGATTAATAATGTAATCGGTTTCCCGTATATCTTCCGCGGAGCTCTCGACACGCAAGCGAAAGCGATCAATGAAGAGATGAAAATTGCCGCTGTACACGCCATTGCCAATCTGGCCAAACAGCCCGTACCCGATGTAGTGAACGAAGCCTACCATGTGAACAACTTCACCTTCGGTCCGGAATATTTTATTCCGAAACCGGTAGATCCCCGCCTGATCACGGAAGTATCCATCGCCGTGGCCCGTGCCGCTATGGAGAGTGGTGTTGCCCGTAAGAATATAGAGAACTGGGATGATTATAAAACACATCTCCGCGAATTGATGGGACAGGAATCTCAGCTGACCCGCCAACTCTACGACACGGCCCGTCGCAATCCGCAACGTGTGGTATTTGCCGAAGGCGGACACCCCAACATGTTGAAAGCTGCTGTCGAAGCCAAATCGGAAGGAATCTGCCATCCTATTATATTAGGTAACGAAGAGCGCATCGAGAAACTGGCCAAAGAACTCGACCTGAGCCTGGACGGAATCGAAATCATCAACCTCCGCCACGACCGTGAAGCGGAACGCCGTGAGCGCTATGCACACATCCTCTCTCAGAAGCGTGCCCGCGAAGGTGCTACATACGAAGAGGCCAACGACAAGATGTTCGAGCGCAACTACTTCGGTATGATGATGGTTGAAACCGGAGACGCAGACGCTTTCATCACCGGACTGTACACCAAATACAGCAATACCATCAAAGTAGCGAAAGAAGTTATCGGCATCCGTCCGGAATACAAACATTTCGGAACCATGCACATCCTGAACTCCAAAAAGGGAACTTACTTCCTGGCTGACACTTTGATCAACCGTCATCCGGATACTTCCACTTTGATAGATATAGCCAAACTGGCCGATCAAACTGTCAGATTCTTCAATCATACTCCGGTGATCTCCATGCTGAGCTATTCCAACTTCGGTTCCGACCAGGCAGGAAGCCCGCTGAAGGTACACGAGGCAGTGGCCTATATGCAACAGGAATATCCCGAACTGGCAATTGACGGTGAAATGCAGGTGAACTTCGCCATGAACCGCGAGCTCCGTGACTCTAAGTACCCTTTCACCCGCCTCAACGGCAAGGATGTCAATACATTGGTATTCCCCAACCTGAGTTCTGCCAACGCAGGATATCAGCTGCTGCAAGCCATGGACCCGGATACCGAATTCATCGGCCCGATCCAGATGGGACTGAACAAACCTATCCACTTTACGGATATAGAAAGCTCGGTACGCGACATCGTAAACATCACAGCCGTGGCTGTGATCGACGCTATTGTAGAAAAGAAAAAAGCTAATAAATGA
- a CDS encoding NADP-specific glutamate dehydrogenase gives MNAAKVLEDLKRRFPNEPEYHQAVEEVLSTIEEEYNKHPEFDKANLIERLCIPDRVYQFRVTWVDDKGNVQTNMGYRVQHNNAIGPYKGGIRFHASVNLGILKFLAFEQTFKNSLTTLPMGGGKGGSDFSPRGKSNAEVMRFTQAFMLELWRHIGPETDVPAGDIGVGGREVGFMFGMYKKLSHEFTGTFTGKGREFGGSLIRPEATGYGNIYFLMEMLKTKETDLKGKVCLISGSGNVAQYTAEKVLELGGKVVTMSDSDGYIYDPDGIDRAKLDYIMELKNLYRGRIREYAETYGCKYVEGARPWGEKGDIALPSATQNELNGDDARKLVANGVIAVSEGANMPSTPEAIKVFQDAKILYAPGKAANAGGVSVSGLEMTQNSIKLSWSSEEVDEKLKSIMKNIHEACVQYGTEPDGYVNYVKGANVAGFMKVAKAMMAQGIV, from the coding sequence ATGAATGCAGCTAAGGTATTAGAAGATTTGAAGAGAAGGTTCCCCAACGAACCGGAGTATCATCAGGCAGTAGAAGAAGTTCTTTCTACCATTGAAGAAGAATACAACAAACATCCTGAATTCGACAAGGCCAATCTGATTGAACGTCTTTGCATTCCAGACAGAGTATACCAGTTCCGTGTAACTTGGGTAGACGATAAAGGCAACGTGCAGACCAACATGGGTTACCGTGTTCAGCACAACAACGCCATCGGCCCGTACAAAGGAGGTATCCGCTTCCATGCTTCTGTAAACCTTGGTATTCTGAAATTCCTTGCTTTCGAACAAACATTTAAAAACTCGCTGACCACATTGCCTATGGGTGGCGGTAAAGGTGGATCGGACTTCTCTCCACGCGGAAAGTCAAATGCCGAAGTAATGCGTTTCACTCAAGCCTTCATGCTCGAACTGTGGCGCCACATCGGTCCTGAAACCGACGTACCGGCCGGTGACATCGGTGTAGGTGGCCGCGAAGTAGGCTTCATGTTCGGTATGTACAAGAAGTTATCTCACGAATTTACCGGAACATTCACCGGCAAGGGACGCGAATTCGGCGGTTCACTGATCCGTCCGGAAGCTACAGGTTACGGTAACATCTACTTCCTGATGGAAATGCTGAAGACCAAAGAAACCGATCTGAAAGGTAAAGTATGCCTGATCTCCGGTTCGGGTAACGTGGCTCAGTACACTGCCGAAAAAGTATTGGAACTCGGTGGTAAAGTAGTTACCATGTCCGACTCCGATGGTTACATCTACGATCCGGACGGAATCGACCGCGCCAAACTGGATTACATCATGGAGTTGAAGAACCTCTATCGTGGACGTATCCGCGAATATGCCGAAACTTATGGTTGTAAATATGTTGAAGGAGCCCGCCCCTGGGGTGAAAAGGGTGATATCGCACTGCCTTCAGCCACTCAGAACGAACTTAACGGAGACGATGCACGCAAGTTGGTTGCCAACGGGGTGATAGCCGTATCGGAAGGTGCTAACATGCCTTCTACACCTGAAGCCATCAAAGTGTTCCAGGATGCTAAGATCCTGTACGCTCCGGGTAAAGCAGCCAATGCAGGCGGTGTATCTGTGTCAGGATTGGAAATGACTCAAAACTCTATCAAACTGAGCTGGAGTTCGGAAGAGGTGGACGAAAAACTGAAGAGCATCATGAAGAACATTCACGAAGCTTGCGTACAGTACGGTACCGAACCGGACGGATACGTAAACTATGTGAAGGGTGCTAACGTTGCCGGATTCATGAAAGTAGCCAAAGCAATGATGGCACAAGGAATCGTATAA